In Candidatus Cetobacterium colombiensis, a genomic segment contains:
- a CDS encoding DEAD/DEAH box helicase — SEIIIGDTPVEKRQEIIKDFKNGKLDIIFTVDVFNEGVDIPCIDTVLFLRPTTSYTIFIQQLGRGLRTFKGKEKLRVLDFVGNYKGAELKPAFLSGTFKKGVKPDSPLDSSFVLPSGCSANFDFKVIEYFEQNKGKRDNLKEKLTQDFLNVKELLEKTPNIMDIYTFGEFPVHVYLQKYKTWYEFLKEINELSIDEKSFSERTIQFLQFLEKTSMTKSYKIPLLLSLFKNGLKESVSLKEIGEFYKEFYSDELHGKDLNNKRHEDWRNWDLKKFEALAKENPIHFLTKDEKNEKFFSFIDDNFILNAQLFNEIMENNELLSNILDRLDYRNSNYFRRKYMEV, encoded by the coding sequence TAGTGAAATAATCATAGGAGATACACCAGTAGAAAAAAGACAAGAGATTATAAAGGATTTTAAAAATGGAAAGTTAGATATTATATTCACTGTGGATGTTTTCAACGAAGGGGTGGATATTCCATGTATAGATACTGTTTTATTTTTAAGACCTACAACATCTTACACAATATTTATTCAGCAACTTGGAAGAGGGCTTAGAACTTTCAAAGGAAAAGAAAAGCTCCGTGTTTTAGATTTTGTTGGAAACTATAAAGGGGCAGAACTAAAGCCAGCATTTTTATCTGGAACTTTCAAAAAAGGAGTTAAGCCAGATTCTCCATTGGATTCAAGTTTTGTTTTACCTAGTGGTTGCAGTGCAAACTTTGATTTTAAAGTTATAGAGTACTTTGAGCAAAATAAAGGGAAAAGAGATAATTTAAAAGAGAAATTAACTCAAGATTTCCTTAATGTTAAAGAGCTTTTAGAAAAAACTCCAAACATAATGGATATCTACACCTTTGGAGAGTTCCCAGTACATGTATACTTACAAAAATATAAAACTTGGTATGAATTTTTAAAAGAGATTAATGAACTATCTATAGATGAAAAATCTTTCTCAGAAAGAACTATCCAATTTTTACAATTTTTAGAGAAAACATCTATGACTAAATCTTATAAGATACCACTGCTGCTTTCTCTATTTAAAAACGGGTTAAAAGAAAGTGTGTCTTTAAAAGAGATTGGAGAGTTTTATAAAGAGTTTTATAGTGATGAACTTCATGGAAAAGACTTAAATAATAAAAGGCATGAAGATTGGAGAAATTGGGATTTGAAAAAATTTGAAGCTTTGGCTAAAGAGAATCCAATCCATTTCCTAACGAAAGATGAAAAGAATGAAAAATTCTTTAGTTTTATAGATGACAATTTTATTTTAAATGCTCAGCTATTTAATGAAATCATGGAAAATAATGAACTTTTATCTAATATCTTAGATAGATTAGATTATAGAAATAGTAACTACTTTAGAAGAAAATATATGGAGGTATAA
- a CDS encoding class I SAM-dependent methyltransferase — MSVKFYNDNAESFFNNTVNADMSSTYNIFEENLSDKTGEILDLGCGSGRDAKHFIDAGFKVTALDLSPILAAKASEYIGQEVIVANMKDLDFSDKFIGIWACASLLHLTEDEVLETLKRCHKALKNDGTMYVSFKYGETNFEKDGRIFTCFTRDRFLNLIKDLDFYYRATFETGDVRPGRENEKWLNVILKKK, encoded by the coding sequence ATGTCAGTCAAATTTTATAACGACAATGCAGAAAGTTTTTTTAACAACACGGTTAATGCAGATATGAGTTCTACATACAATATCTTTGAAGAGAATCTTTCTGATAAAACTGGAGAGATTTTAGATTTAGGATGTGGAAGTGGAAGAGATGCTAAACACTTTATAGATGCAGGGTTTAAAGTTACTGCTTTAGATCTCTCTCCTATTTTAGCTGCAAAAGCCAGTGAATACATTGGCCAAGAGGTTATTGTTGCTAATATGAAAGACTTGGATTTTTCTGATAAATTCATAGGTATTTGGGCTTGTGCATCACTACTACATCTAACAGAGGATGAAGTTTTAGAAACTCTAAAAAGATGTCATAAAGCTTTAAAAAACGATGGAACTATGTATGTTTCATTTAAATATGGAGAAACTAACTTTGAAAAAGATGGTAGAATTTTTACTTGTTTTACTAGAGATAGGTTTTTAAACTTAATAAAAGATTTAGATTTTTATTACCGTGCTACATTTGAAACAGGAGATGTTAGACCTGGAAGGGAGAATGAAAAATGGCTGAACGTAATTCTGAAAAAGAAATAA
- a CDS encoding MvaI/BcnI family restriction endonuclease, with translation MENFKKINTYFSPNEQELKKMKLIQEYIRNEFAFIRMTDTMLEKSIIDASHYLRKILKDANVIDYLNISPDEKIYKKAVILSDNEFVEKKVSYYRPKTKNGDPRTWVYGLKNYVRTGDLVYFTTYQSKLLVIPLNLDENTIRKTLELQFTTQKLLDNKIVKELVEKLKIVKAKGWIKSVNPTSPKIAPKDAGETLERELGIKPNNLISADYKGQIELKSKIRETKNNDTLFSCVPNWSKSKIKSSAEMILTYGYPCKNQEKYPEFMDLYVTVKNKANPQGLYLLSEDEDEMLYQCHIADGITCVWDYEAIEKKIKEKHPKTAWVVAETKKINGENYFKYIELEMTQNPLLSQFIVLINDGYLTFDWRGRVKSDGTKYKDKGHAFRLNPKYRDVLFGDLEKIEI, from the coding sequence ATGGAAAATTTCAAAAAAATTAACACCTATTTTTCTCCAAATGAACAAGAACTAAAAAAAATGAAACTGATTCAAGAGTATATAAGAAATGAATTTGCTTTTATTAGAATGACAGATACAATGTTAGAGAAAAGTATCATAGACGCTTCACACTATTTAAGAAAAATTCTGAAAGATGCAAACGTAATAGATTATTTAAATATATCTCCAGATGAAAAAATTTATAAAAAAGCTGTAATCTTAAGTGACAACGAATTTGTAGAGAAAAAGGTTAGTTACTATCGACCAAAAACTAAAAATGGAGATCCAAGAACTTGGGTTTATGGATTAAAAAACTATGTCAGAACAGGGGATTTAGTATATTTTACAACTTATCAATCTAAACTTCTCGTTATTCCTTTAAATTTAGATGAGAATACTATTAGAAAAACTCTTGAGTTACAATTTACAACTCAAAAGTTATTGGATAATAAAATTGTAAAAGAGTTAGTAGAGAAGTTGAAAATAGTTAAAGCAAAAGGTTGGATAAAAAGTGTTAATCCAACATCCCCTAAAATAGCTCCAAAAGATGCTGGAGAAACTTTAGAAAGAGAGTTAGGTATAAAACCCAACAATCTTATATCAGCTGATTATAAAGGTCAAATAGAGCTAAAATCAAAGATTAGAGAAACTAAAAATAATGATACTCTTTTTTCTTGTGTTCCAAATTGGAGTAAAAGTAAAATAAAATCCTCAGCTGAAATGATTTTGACTTATGGATATCCTTGTAAAAATCAAGAAAAATATCCTGAATTTATGGATTTATATGTAACTGTAAAAAATAAAGCAAATCCTCAAGGCTTATATCTTCTTTCAGAAGATGAAGATGAAATGTTATATCAATGCCATATTGCAGATGGAATAACATGCGTTTGGGACTATGAAGCCATTGAGAAAAAAATAAAAGAGAAACATCCAAAAACAGCTTGGGTAGTTGCAGAAACTAAAAAAATAAATGGTGAAAATTATTTTAAATATATTGAACTTGAAATGACCCAAAATCCATTATTGAGCCAATTTATCGTGCTTATTAACGATGGTTACTTGACTTTCGATTGGAGAGGGAGAGTTAAATCAGATGGTACAAAATACAAAGATAAGGGACATGCATTTAGATTGAATCCAAAATATAGAGATGTTTTATTTGGAGATCTAGAAAAAATAGAAATTTAA
- a CDS encoding DNA cytosine methyltransferase, with the protein MKKPLAIDLFCGAGGMSEGIIQAGFHIVFSSDKSPEASLTYQNRHEQLGFHNGYNTFFCTEDITNLTGEFILNSISELEFFKNNFNGKIDAIFGGPPCQGFSRAGKRDKDDPRNLLFREYLRVISEVKPDYVVMENVVGLLDTKLDNFVSFDFEEYSDNTFVTEILEKEFYKLGYNIKKYNEGEKVNFKKLILDASEFGVPQKRTRVIIVAYKQGIDEPKDINDYKIKDKVTIEESISDLILDKKIRESQLAKLEKAEKLDFINRSRNGRTNSFDSGMPIHLEGELPNIELSSHADYIVQRFALYKEGESSKDVKSRLLKEGLISVINSEALIHYSYNTALKTIGYSSVDEFKKDIANFLTLDEEMKQTLLDLILSKKNIRTRLNRKEPSRTIVTLPDDYISPFEDRVFSVREMARLQSFDDSFVFLGKRTTGGPRRKLEVPQYTQVGNAVPPLLAKAIAKSILDVIKK; encoded by the coding sequence ATGAAAAAGCCTTTAGCAATTGATCTATTTTGTGGAGCTGGGGGAATGAGTGAGGGGATAATACAAGCTGGATTTCATATAGTGTTTTCAAGTGATAAAAGTCCAGAAGCTAGTTTAACTTATCAAAATAGACATGAACAACTTGGATTTCATAATGGATATAATACATTTTTCTGTACAGAAGATATTACAAATTTAACAGGAGAGTTTATTTTAAACTCTATTTCTGAACTTGAATTTTTTAAAAATAACTTTAATGGAAAAATAGATGCAATTTTTGGAGGACCACCTTGCCAAGGTTTTAGTCGAGCTGGAAAAAGAGATAAGGATGATCCTAGAAATCTACTATTTAGAGAATATTTAAGAGTCATATCTGAAGTAAAACCAGACTACGTTGTCATGGAAAATGTTGTAGGGCTACTAGATACAAAGCTTGACAACTTTGTCAGCTTTGATTTTGAAGAATACTCTGATAATACCTTTGTAACCGAAATTCTAGAAAAAGAATTTTATAAATTAGGTTACAATATAAAAAAATATAACGAGGGTGAAAAGGTAAACTTTAAAAAGTTGATTTTAGATGCCTCTGAATTTGGAGTGCCTCAAAAGAGAACTAGAGTTATTATTGTTGCCTATAAACAAGGTATAGATGAACCCAAAGATATCAATGATTATAAAATAAAAGATAAAGTAACTATAGAAGAATCTATATCTGATTTGATTTTAGACAAAAAAATAAGAGAATCTCAACTGGCAAAACTAGAAAAAGCTGAAAAATTAGATTTTATAAATAGATCTAGAAATGGAAGAACAAATTCTTTTGATAGTGGAATGCCTATTCACTTAGAGGGAGAGTTACCAAATATTGAGCTATCATCACATGCAGACTATATTGTTCAAAGATTTGCTCTTTATAAAGAGGGAGAAAGTTCAAAAGATGTTAAAAGTAGATTATTAAAAGAGGGGCTAATCTCTGTTATTAATTCTGAAGCATTAATCCACTATTCATATAATACAGCATTGAAAACTATCGGTTACTCGTCTGTTGATGAGTTTAAAAAAGATATCGCTAATTTTTTAACTTTAGATGAAGAGATGAAACAGACTCTTCTTGACCTGATTTTAAGCAAAAAAAATATAAGAACTAGATTAAATAGAAAAGAGCCGTCTAGGACCATAGTTACACTTCCAGATGACTATATCTCTCCATTTGAAGATAGAGTTTTTTCTGTCAGAGAGATGGCTAGACTCCAATCTTTTGATGATAGTTTTGTATTTTTAGGAAAAAGGACCACAGGAGGACCTAGAAGAAAACTTGAAGTACCTCAATATACTCAAGTAGGAAATGCTGTTCCTCCCTTATTGGCTAAAGCAATTGCAAAATCTATTTTAGATGTGATAAAGAAATAA